TAGGCCTATATTACACCACTATAGGCTACACACAGCACGCACTATGGCAATTTTTAGAAAAGTATATAAAACTACTCCGTTTAAGAAAAGTATAgacatattgttaaaaaataatagcctaaatatacatttaaaacgacattaacagatttggagaaattatgaCATTTGTAGTGACTGTCTGCTCATCCATCtgtgggattttttttatatgtaatttttttatgtaagtttaTTTTAAGATGGTTATAGGCTACTGACCGCTGACTAAATGCACATTACGCGACGTGAATTAATGCATTCCATATAAAGAAAGTGTTCTAGTTAATTAAGTTGCCTGACCGAGACTATTTTCAAGCTGTAGTTACTAGACTCTTACCTTTCCTTGGCCTCCGCTGCTCGGTCGCGTTGACGTCTGTTTTTAAACCAGTTACTGACTTGTGTTGTCGTTAGCCCCGTTGCCTCTGCTAGTTCCCTCTTCTCCCGCGGGGAAGGGTACGGGTTATGGGTGTACCATTCCCGCAGCACGCTCCTGCTCTTTTCTTTAAAGCAGTAACTTGTCTCCTCGCCGTCCCAAATGGAGCGGGGTAGCGGAAACTTTCTTCGGACGCGGTACTTCCCAACAGCCCCAAGAGGGCGGCCCCGGAGCTTCTCAGCCTCGACATAATGCGCTTTGAGCCACAGCTGCTGCAGCTTCGGATGGTTGTGCGGAGAGAACTGGTGGCTCTCCAGAATCTTATAAAGCTCTCTGAAATTTCCCCTATGAAAAGCGACCACTGCTTTTGCTTTGAGCACACTCTCGTTCTTGTGGAGATGTTCGCAAGCCGGCAGAGACCAC
The Carassius auratus strain Wakin chromosome 38, ASM336829v1, whole genome shotgun sequence genome window above contains:
- the LOC113057123 gene encoding homeobox protein SIX2 yields the protein MSMLPTFGFTQEQVACVCEVLQQGGNIERLGRFLWSLPACEHLHKNESVLKAKAVVAFHRGNFRELYKILESHQFSPHNHPKLQQLWLKAHYVEAEKLRGRPLGAVGKYRVRRKFPLPRSIWDGEETSYCFKEKSRSVLREWYTHNPYPSPREKRELAEATGLTTTQVSNWFKNRRQRDRAAEAKERENNENSNTNSHNPLTSSMNGNKTILGSSDDDKTPSGTPDHTSSSPALLLTSNPGLPSLHGLAPPPGPSAIPVPSADSVHHHHSLHDTILNPMSSNLVDLGS